CGTCGTCATAGCTGAGGCGCACGCCGTCGCGACCGCGGAGCCAGACGGCCTCAAGCACCGGCGCGTCCTCGTCCCGCGTGTCGGCGCGGTACACCACGCCGTCCTCCGCCAATGGTTCATTGGCCCACAACGGCGCGCGCTGCAGGTGCACCTCCACATCTGGCACCGAGCAATTGGCCGCGGCGCGAAGACCCGAGAGCGCCCCGTCGATCCGAACCGTGAGTCCGCACAACGCGTAATCAGGCATGCGTGTCGCCAGTAGAACCGTTGGCCCGCCGTGCCTCCTGCTCGCGCACCGAACGCGCCGGCAGCAATTCGGCCAGCGACGATTGGCGAAACGCCGTCGCCCGACCATCAACGGCAGACTCGTGCGTCGTGTCCCACGTGTACACGTATGTGTCGCCCACGAGCAGGGCGCGCCACGCGAAGTGCACGCGATCACCGGGCGCCACCGGTAACGCGGTCGTGAGCGGAAAGAGTGCCTGCCCGTAGAGCGCGCGCGGTGCGGCCGGCGCGTTCGAGATGGCGGCGCCGCCCGCCATCTCCGCATCAAACCAGACCGCGATCCCCTCCATGAGCCCACGGTGCTCGATCGTCCACTGCACGTCGCCCGCGACATTGGGGGACGAGACGGTTTCGAGATCGATGCGCGCCAGTTCACGCGGCGCGGCCAGTTGATCGGACGCACCGAGTCGCACACGCCGCCACACATCGCGGATGCGGCGCGCCACGGCGCGGCGACTGATCCCGTATGGCATCTCGCCAAGCGACGCGTCCGACGCGAGCGTCTGACACGGGGCGGCCCACAGGGTGTCGCGCAACACCGTCACGCGCGCGTGTGGGACTAGATGCCGAGCGCGCGCATCGGCGATGACGGCGAACCGATTACTGAAGGTCGGCAACACACCGCGCAGATCCTCAATCAGCACATCGCCCCGTTCGGGGAGCGAGAGTGTGAGCGCATCACCGTGCAACACCTCGACGATGTCCGCGTAGCCGTTGTCGGCCACCAACTCGCGCGCGACATCGGCGACGTCGCTGCACTCAATGGCATACACGCGGCGCGCACCAGCGCGCGCCGCGGCCACCGCAAAAAACCCGGCGCCGGTTCCAATCTCGACGACCACATCGCCCGGGCGCACGGCCGCGGCGATTGCGGCGAGGTACGCCTGGGTCCGCTCGGGGTCCGCCAGCATCGCGTCGTAATCGTGCAGGTCGTACTTCATCATATTGAGAGCAGAGGGACCGCAGCGCGGCCGTGCGAGGTCAGCGCGTCTTTCTACGGAACCCCGTTCCGCCATCGCCAGCGGCGGAGTTCCTGGTTCCCGCGCTCTTGGTGTGCTCGCTCAGCGAGCCAAAGCGCCGCAACGTGGGCGTGGCATACGGAGCGCGATCCACACCGGTCTTCGGCGTGCGGGGCTGTTGCTGGACGGCATCGATCGTTTTCATCACTCTCCACGGTGTGTCGGTTCTTACGGCCGAACGCTACACACGGAAGGCGAGTGCCGGCCGCAGCTATCGCGTCTTCCGCATGCTACCTGTTCCACCATCTGCCACGGTGCTCGTGTTGGCAGCCGCGCCGGTGCGCTGACTGAGCACACCAAAACGTTGTAAAACCGGTGTCGCGTAGGCACCACGAACCTTTGTAGTTTCGGACGACGAAGCCGTTCCGTTCACTTCCAGTGCATCGGTCATGTACTACCCTCGGGGGGAAGGGGGAGTGCGAACTAGTTACAGGAAGCATCCGGTTCGCAGCAAACGACGATCAGGGCATACATAATCAATAGCGACGGCTTCCATTGCACGCGACTCATCCGCGCGAAACCTTAGTCGAGTCCCGCCAGCCAGCGATCAAGTTGCAACGCTCTCAAGGCAGGCCAAAACTCCGGCCCTTCTCTCCACACTGAAAAGGTATGCAATAATTTGGCAGTGTCAAGAAAACTATCGCTTTGAGCGGTTAGTTTTACAGATCGACCCGTAAACCTCTCCCGTACATCAGCTTCCGTTACTTCCCCCATCCACCGCAATGGGGTTTTCGGCCGAGCTAACACCTCATCCGGCAGCTCGCCCTGAAATGCTACCCTGATCAAGGCTTTTCGCTGGCACCACGGGATCGGCGGAATCGAGAACACAAACGCCAGCAGGCGAGAATCCCGGAAGGGCCACACGGTCTCCACCGGCGCGCCCGTCCACGAGGGGCGCGACAGCTCAATAAGATTTTGCCAGAACGTGCTCGACAAAAACTCCACCGCCTCAGGTCTGGTGGGATGCCGCAACGCCGTGACGATCGGCACCTCCCCCACCCTGCGCGCCACGTCACGACGCACGAACGACGGCGGCGCGGCCCCGCGCTCACGCCACGCGTCGCGGACGCGGCGACGGAGCCAAAGCCCAGTATGCGGCACGCGACCGTGCGAGGCGGCATACCGCACCGTGCTCCCGAGCACCGAGCCCCACCCCCACGCGCGCGCCATGGTCAAGAGCCCAGGCGGCGCGAACAGCGCGTCCCCGTCCTCGCCGTTGACCACCACTGACGACACCGCCGCGAGTCGCGCTGCTTCGCGCCGCACCTCCGCAAAATCCAGTGCGTCGAGCGGCTCCGGGAACCGTAACGACGCATCATCGACATACTCGAGCGGCGGGCTCCACCCGTTGTGGAGCTGATGCCCCATCCCGAGCTGGTGCGCGACGAGCGACGCGAGTCGCGCCTCATCATCGACCATGCGCGAGGAGTAGTCGATGGTGAACCCGTCGAGCCGAACCTCGGGCGCCACCCGTCGCGCGGTGGCGGCAAGACTCGGGGAGTCGAGCCCTCCGCTCAGTTGAATCCCCACGCGTGGCAGGCGGAGTCGGTCGCGCACCACGTCCCCGAGGAGCGCGCGAAAGTGCTCCACGTAGTCCCGAGCATCGGCGTAGCGAAGGGGCGCTGGGTTGGGGAACGTCCAGTGCTCGCGCTCACCATGAATCCCGCGCTCGGCGGATACCGAAAACTGCTGCGCCGACGGCAAACGTCTGATCTGCGCGAAGGTCGTGCGCCGAGGATCGACATTGTACCCGTGCTGCAGAAACGAGACGACCGCCGGTTCGTAGAGCGCCGCGCTGACCTGCGGGTGCGCACGCACCGCCAACAGCACGTTACTGCACACGAACGTACCGACGACGTGCGCAAAGAAGAGCGGGCGCATGCCGAGTCCGTCACGCGCACAGAGGAGCGTGTGCGTGTCGCTGTCCCAGAGGGCAAAACTGTAATCGCCGAGCAGGTGATCGACGGCGCCGTCGCCCCACGCGTCGTAGGCACGCAGGACTAAGAGATCGTCACACTCATCGCCGCGGAGCGGGGACCCCGCCGCGCGGAGCGCCGCGCGGAGTTCGTCTTGTGCGTCGAGGCGCACGTCACCCACCAGCCACCGTCGCTGATCGAGCGTGTGTGGCCCGAGCGTCGCGCCCGTGCGCGTCCGCAGGAGTCCGTGCGCCATCGCGGCCTCACCCGGCGTGTCTCCTACCGCCCGCATGTCCACACCGTGCGGAGCCTCCATCCCCCACGGCTGCACCATCGCGGGCAGCAGTGCGACCGCCGGTTGGTTCGCCGATTGTGACGCGACGATCACCGCAAATGCGCTCACCGAACGGTGCCGTAGCGAATGAGCACGGCGTAGCGCTCGTGGTCGAGTTCGCCGGCGACAATCACGCCCTGCGACTCCACCCAGGCATGCGCGTCAAGCGGTGGCGCCTGCGGCTCCACGCGCGCGACTCCGATTTGCAGCGTGGCTTCGAGCCCTGCCGTGCGCAGGAGGCGTTCGGCGGCCATCGCCTGCACGAGGCAGCTGGCCTCCACGGGCAGCGTTCGCACGGCGCGCGCCACGGCGCGGCGCACAGCACTCGGCGTGATGGAATCGGCAACCAGCGGCGTGCGCGCGGTCGGCGCCGCACTGTGCGTGCCGGAAGGCATTGGCACCGTGGACGTGCTGACGCTCACCGCCGGCGATACCCCGCGAACAAGCGGAGCGGTTCCCTTAAAAAACCAGCCGCGCAACCGGCGAAACGGAAGGAGCGGCAATGCCACGCGCATGAACGCCAGCCAGCCGATGGCGCGCAACGTTAGCCGTTGCTCGGCCACGGGTAGCGCCCAATAGCTACGCAGTCGGCGCAGGCAAAACCTCGAGGAGACCGGCATCGCGCAACTGGTCGGCCAACACCAAGAGATCGGCGAGGGCGCGGGTGCCCTCTACGTCGTACTCGGAGACGACGGTATTCGCGATCTCGCCGAGCGTGCGTGGTTGGTGCATGAGCGCCCAGATCCGCGCGCCCACCGGGTCAAGGCCGAAGTACACGCTGTCCCGAACAGACAGAATGACCTCCTCTCCCGACAGATTCGTGGAGACTTGGTCTTGACTGACAACCACGCGGGTCGCGGCGGTGAGTGGGGTGGCCATCCTGCAGTTTACCGGAACAGCTTCCCCCACCGCAATCGGCACCCGCGGATTCCCTTGGACAGCCGCTTGACCCTGCCCTCCGGGTGAGCTAAGTTACGTGGCTGTCCATATATGGCTCTTTTCAAGCGCGTGCGGCGCCTGCCGCACCGGAGCCACTCTCTTCTTGCGTCGGCAACCCGCGAGAGGCGATCAGACCAAAGGGAGGATTGCCGCATTGTCTCGTAACTACGAGGCGGTGTACATCTTCGATTCTGCACTCGAAGACGCCGCCATCAACGAAAAGATCGCAAAGCATCACGCGCTCCTCAGCGCCGAGGGTGAGATCACCCTCGACCATTGGGGCCGCCGTCAGCTCGCCTACAAAATCGGCACCAAGGAGTCGGGCTATTACGTCATCGCCCGCTTCACGGCCGACGGGAAGGCGTTGCCGGAGTTCGAGCGTTCGCTCAAGCTCGACGACAGCGTAGTGCGCTACCTCATCTCGGTGCACGAGCACGAGCTCGGGGCCCCGCCGATGACGGAAGAGCAGCTCGCCGCGCGCAAGCGCAGCGATGACGACGACGACGACGAGGAATAATCCATGCGCCGCCAAAAGAAGACCTGCCCCATCACCGAAGCGGGCATCCGCTTTGTGGACTACAAGGACGAGCGCTTTCTCGCCCGCTTCATCACGGACAACGGCAAGATTCTGCCGAGCCGTCTGAGCGGCGTTGACGCCCGTCACCAGCGCCAGCTGGCCAAGGCCATCAAGAAGGCCCGCTACCTCGCGCTGCTGCCGTACACCCGCGGTCACACGCCGTAAGCGGGACGCTTTTTTACAGATGAACGACGACGCCGTGGCGCCGGGTAGCACCCCCGCGCCGGCGGTTGAACGGGAACGAGGGTGGTGGCGATTGACTGCGGCGCTTGCGCTGCTGTTGTTCGTGCCGGTGTTCCCCGGATTGCGCTTGCTCCTCCCGGTGGAGCACAGCTTGGCTTTGATCGCACCCGCTTTGGCGGCCTGCGCGCTAGCCGGCTGGTGGGCCGGAGGACGAGCCGGACTCGCCGTGATGTGGACGGCGATTGCGGCGTGGGTCGTGTCGCGCGAAGCGACCCTCGGGCAGTTCGATGTGTTGGTGACGGGATGGGCGCTGGTCCTCAGCGCAGCATTCGGAGCGCTCGCGCTCCGTCGGTCTGCGGCCAGTACGGCGTTCTTTTCGAGAGCCGTCACGGCGATTGCGCTTTCGCTCGCGCTGTCGGGTGGCATGATGATGCTGGTGCCCGGTGGGCCAGTCGCAGTGCGCGAGGCAGTGGGTGCGGAGTTTGGTCGCCGTGCCGCGGACGCACTGAAGGATTGGCGTGAGATGACCGGGCGACCGGAGTGGAAAGAGTTTGTGAAGGCCAATCCGAGCGCCGATTCTTTGGCGCAACAGATGGATGCACAGATTCAGGCCACACCGGAGGCCAGTCAGGGATTGTTTCCGGCGATGCTCGCGTTGGAATCGTTGGCCGCGCTCGCATTGGCTTGGGCGCTGTATCACCGAGTGGGACGGGCGCGCATCGGCCCAGCATTGGTCGATTTGCGCGAGTTCCGGTTCAGTGATCAGTTGGTATGGGGGTTAGTGACGGGATTGGCGCTGGTGGTGGTGCCGGGGTTTGCACCGCTGCGGATGGTTGGAGCCAATCTCTTGATGTTCTTCGGTGCGATCTACGCGCTGCGGGGGATGGGGGTGGCACTGTATTTTCTCGCCCCCGGGCGTTGGATGATGGTGATGTTGGTGGCGTTCACACTGCTCTTCTACAACGTGGTTGGTGTGCTCGCCTTGGGGCTGGGACTTGGCGATACATGGCTGGACTGGCGACGCCGGGCCAGGCCGAAAACCTGAACGATTGAGGGTCCAATGGAAGTCATTCTGCGGGAAGCGGTCGACAAGCTCGGCCATCCGGGCGACATCGTAACGGTGTCGTCGGGCTTTGCGCGCAATTTTCTGTTGCCGCGCGGTGTCGCGTACGAAGCGACGCCCGGCAACAAGAAGCGCATCGCGCTGGAAAAGGGCCGTCTCGAAGCGGCTGAAAACGAACGCATCGCAGCGGCGCAAGAAATTGCCAACCGTCTCGAAGCGCTCTCGCTCACCTTCTCGGCGCGCGTCGGCGAAGAAGGCAAGCTGTTTGGTTCGGTGACCGCGGCGGACATCCTCCACCAGCTCGAAGCGCAGGGCTTTACTCAGGTCGAAAAGCGCATGATCGACCTGCCGGAGCCGATTCGTGAGTTGGGTGTGTTCAAGGTGACCGTGCGGTTGCACGCCGACGTGAAGCCGGAAGTCAAAGTCTGGGTGATCAAGGCGTAACTGCTACAACCGTCGGCCGTTTTCGGTTGTCCGTTCGCCGGCGCCTCGCGGCGCGGTGAACGGACAGCGGAGAACGATCCACGGTGCACGCGTCGTTGTTGTACCAAGACCCTAACGCCCCGCTTTGCGGGGCGTTATCGTTTTCAGGACGCGCGGCCCCCAGCCAGCGCGGAACATTTTGCGCGCGCTTTGCATACTATTGAGCGTGCTTGCATCCGCCGCCCACCCATCTGCGATGCCGTCAGCTGCCCGAACCAAACCGTCCGCCCGCCCCGACGCTCCGGCTCGGCGCGCGGCCGCGCTGTGCGTGGACCACAAAGCGCAGGACGTCGTGGTGCTCGACTTGCACGGCGTCACGGACATGACCGATTACTTCATTGTCGCCAGCGGTACGTCCGACACACATGTGCGGTCGGTGGCCAAAAATGTAGAAGCGGAGCTGGCCAAGGACGGGATTCGGCCGGCGTCCACCGAAGGGTTCGACTCCGGTCGCTGGGTGTTGCTCGACTACGTGGATTTCGTGGTGCACGTGTTTCATCCGTCCGCGCGCGCACAGTATCAACTTGAGCGTTTGTGGGGCGATGCCCCGCTGCTCGCTGTCTCGCCCTCCTGAGGCATTTCCCAATGCGTCTCCGGTCTGCTCTGCTCCGCACCGCCTCGCTCGCGCTCACGCTCGCCATCGCCGCACCGGCGCTGCACGCCCAGTACGCGTACTTCGGGCAAAACCAGGTCCAGTTCAAAAAGTTCAAGTGGCGCGTGCTCACCACGGAGCATTTCGAGGTGCACTACTACCCCGAAATGGCCGAGGGCGCTCGCATTGCGGCGCGCATGGCCGAGCGGTCGTATGGCCGCTTGTCGCGTTTGCTGAACTATCAGTTCCGCGAGAAAAAGCCGATCGTGCTCTTTGCCTCGCGCGGTGACTTTGCGCAGAACAACGTCACGGGCGACTTGGGCGAAGGCACCGGCGGCGTGACGGACGCAGCGCACCAACGCAACATGTTCTTCTTTGGGCAGGACCTCGCCGAAGTGGAGCATGTGTTGACGCACGAAATGGTGCACCAGTTCCAGTACGACGTGCAGTTCAAGGGTCGTACGGGCGGTTCGGTGGCCGGCCAGCAGATGGTACAGGGGCAGCAGTTCCCGCACTGGTTTGCCGAAGGGATGGCCGAGTACCTCTCGATGGGCCCCGACCACAAGGCGACCGACGCGATCATGCGCGACGCGGCGCTGAACGGAAAGATTCCGTCCGTCGAGCAGATGACGGAGCGCCCCGACCAGTTCTTCCCGTACCGCTATGGCGAGTCGTTCTGGCGCTACATCGGCGGACGCTGGGGCGACGAAGTGATTGGCGAAATTCTGCTGGCGGCCGGCACCACCACGCTCGACCGCGCCTTCAAGCGGCACACCGGCTTTGAGCTCGACGAGTTGGGCGACGAGTGGAAGGACGCCGTGCAGACGCAATATCTGCCGGGGATCGCGAACCTCGAGCGTCCGCGCAAGAATGCGCTTCCCTTGCTCAACGAAAAGAAGACGGGTGGCATCATTCCCGTGTATGTCGCGCCGGCGCTCTCGAGCGATGGTCGGCAGATTGCGTACATCTCCACCGGCAGTCTGATGCGCGCCGAGGTGTTTCTCGACCTGTACTTGGCCGATGCCACCAACGGCAAGCGCATCAAGCGACTGACCAACAGCACGCTCAATCCGGAAACTGAGGAGCTGCGCTACGCCTATTCGCAGAGTGCCTTTTCGCCCGACGGCAAACTGCTCGCCTACACGGCGTATCGACGCGGCAAAGATGTAATCGACATTCTCGACATCAAGTCGAAGGATGTCGTGATGCGGCTCGACACCGACCTCGACGCCATGGTCGGCCCGAGTTGGAGCCCAGACGGCAAGAAGCTCGTGTTCAGTGGCAGCAAGAGCGGACTCACGAACATCTACATGATTGACGCGGACGGCCGGAACCTGCGGCAACTCACCAAGGGCTGGTACGCCGGGTTGATGCCGCAGTGGTCGCCCGATGGTCGCAAGGTGGCGTTCGTCAGCGACCGTGGTGGCGTGACCGATCTCAACCTGCTGCGCTTCGGCAAATGGCGCGTGAACATCCTCGACCTCGAAACGCTGGCCGTGGAGACGATTCCCGCGCAGAGTGGCAAAAACTTCAACCCCATGTGGGGCCCCGACGGGCGATCGATTGCGTACATCAGCGACCGCACGGGCATCACACAGATTTTTCTGTACGACCTCGACGCGAAGGAGCACTACCAGCTCACCAGGATGATCGGCGGCGTACAGTCGGTGACGGAGAACAGCCCCGCGATGAGCTGGGCGCGTCAGGCCGACAAGATTGCGTTCGTGTACTTCGATCACGGCGACTACACCATCTGGTCGCTCACGAATCCGCGGCAGCTCAAGGGCGATCCGTACCGTGAACCAGTCGCGGCGACGGTGGCATCGGCCCCGATCAACATGACGGCCGCCGACAGCGCTGCGGTGCGCGCGGCGCGTGCGGCACAGTCGGTGAAGGATTTGGCGGCGCAAGGTGTTTCCGCGCGGCGCGACAGTTCGTCGGGGCGCCGGCAGTCGGTGTATCGTGGCAGCGGCGGCCTCCGGCCAACGGCCGACCTCCCCGCTGGGGCGCAGAATCCGACGTCAGTAGCGGCCTTGCTCGACAGTGCGTCGCTCGCGTTGCCGAGTGATTCGTCGCTCAAGGACGCGGTGTACTCGCCAGCGTTGCATCCCGAAGCGGTGATGCGCCCCTCCCTCGGCTATTCGCAAGACAACTACGGACGCGGTGTGTACGGCGGCACGGCCATTCTCTTTGGCGATCTCCTCGGCAATCGCCAGTTGATCACCGCGGCGAGCGTGAACGGCCGTCTCGACGAAGCGAATGTCTTTGTGCAGTACTCCAGCTCGGCCAACCGGCTGAGTTATATGGTCGGCGCCTCGCAAACGCCCTACTTCATTCCGAGCAACTACTACAACCTCGCGCCGGTGGGTGCCGGCCAGGTGATTGAACAGCAGGCGCTCAACCGGTACCTCATTCGGTCGGCGTGGTACACCGGGGTATATCCGCTGAACCGCTTCAACCGCTTTGAAATCGGCGCGAGCTTTACGAATATCGACATCGCGTCGGAGTTCATCAGTCGCGGCATCGACTACAACGCTGGCTACGCCACGGGCTATTACGTGGACAGCGTCAAGAGCACGGGAAGTTTGAATTTCCTTAAACCCGGCGTCGCGTATGTGAGCGACAACTCGCTCTTTGGGAACACGGGGCCCATTTACGGGCACCGCTATCGCGCCGCCGTTGACGCGAATATCGGGAAGCAGGGGTACATGGAGTACCTCGCCGACTTCCGCCGCTACGACGCACTCGTGTTCAGCTTCCTCACGTTGGCCACCCGCGTGTACGCCGACGTGCAGGTTGGACAAGGCGAGAGTTTCTTCCCGCGGTACATCGGCATTCCGCAGTACATCCGCGGGTATGACCGCGAAAATTATTTGAGCACCGACTGCGTCGCCGTGCAGAGCGCCAACTGCAATGCCGCGCTCCAACTGCTCGGTAGCCGCGTCGCGCTGTTCAACGCCGAACTGCGCTTTCCGCTCATCCGGCGTTTTGACCTTGGCTTCCTGCCCATCAGTCTTCCCCCGCTCGACGGGCTGTTCTTTTACGACGCCGGCATGGCGTGGAGCGGTGGGCAGTCGGTGACGATGTCCAAGCCGGCCAACTACGATCTGAGTAGCCAGCGCTTCCCGTTGCGCTCGTACGGCTACGGCGTGCGGTTC
This portion of the Gemmatimonadota bacterium genome encodes:
- a CDS encoding 50S ribosomal protein L11 methyltransferase; amino-acid sequence: MMKYDLHDYDAMLADPERTQAYLAAIAAAVRPGDVVVEIGTGAGFFAVAAARAGARRVYAIECSDVADVARELVADNGYADIVEVLHGDALTLSLPERGDVLIEDLRGVLPTFSNRFAVIADARARHLVPHARVTVLRDTLWAAPCQTLASDASLGEMPYGISRRAVARRIRDVWRRVRLGASDQLAAPRELARIDLETVSSPNVAGDVQWTIEHRGLMEGIAVWFDAEMAGGAAISNAPAAPRALYGQALFPLTTALPVAPGDRVHFAWRALLVGDTYVYTWDTTHESAVDGRATAFRQSSLAELLPARSVREQEARRANGSTGDTHA
- a CDS encoding asparagine synthase-related protein, with amino-acid sequence MSAFAVIVASQSANQPAVALLPAMVQPWGMEAPHGVDMRAVGDTPGEAAMAHGLLRTRTGATLGPHTLDQRRWLVGDVRLDAQDELRAALRAAGSPLRGDECDDLLVLRAYDAWGDGAVDHLLGDYSFALWDSDTHTLLCARDGLGMRPLFFAHVVGTFVCSNVLLAVRAHPQVSAALYEPAVVSFLQHGYNVDPRRTTFAQIRRLPSAQQFSVSAERGIHGEREHWTFPNPAPLRYADARDYVEHFRALLGDVVRDRLRLPRVGIQLSGGLDSPSLAATARRVAPEVRLDGFTIDYSSRMVDDEARLASLVAHQLGMGHQLHNGWSPPLEYVDDASLRFPEPLDALDFAEVRREAARLAAVSSVVVNGEDGDALFAPPGLLTMARAWGWGSVLGSTVRYAASHGRVPHTGLWLRRRVRDAWRERGAAPPSFVRRDVARRVGEVPIVTALRHPTRPEAVEFLSSTFWQNLIELSRPSWTGAPVETVWPFRDSRLLAFVFSIPPIPWCQRKALIRVAFQGELPDEVLARPKTPLRWMGEVTEADVRERFTGRSVKLTAQSDSFLDTAKLLHTFSVWREGPEFWPALRALQLDRWLAGLD
- a CDS encoding lasso peptide biosynthesis B2 protein; amino-acid sequence: MAEQRLTLRAIGWLAFMRVALPLLPFRRLRGWFFKGTAPLVRGVSPAVSVSTSTVPMPSGTHSAAPTARTPLVADSITPSAVRRAVARAVRTLPVEASCLVQAMAAERLLRTAGLEATLQIGVARVEPQAPPLDAHAWVESQGVIVAGELDHERYAVLIRYGTVR
- a CDS encoding PqqD family protein, which codes for MATPLTAATRVVVSQDQVSTNLSGEEVILSVRDSVYFGLDPVGARIWALMHQPRTLGEIANTVVSEYDVEGTRALADLLVLADQLRDAGLLEVLPAPTA
- the rpsF gene encoding 30S ribosomal protein S6; this encodes MSRNYEAVYIFDSALEDAAINEKIAKHHALLSAEGEITLDHWGRRQLAYKIGTKESGYYVIARFTADGKALPEFERSLKLDDSVVRYLISVHEHELGAPPMTEEQLAARKRSDDDDDDEE
- the rpsR gene encoding 30S ribosomal protein S18; the encoded protein is MRRQKKTCPITEAGIRFVDYKDERFLARFITDNGKILPSRLSGVDARHQRQLAKAIKKARYLALLPYTRGHTP
- a CDS encoding DUF2232 domain-containing protein is translated as MNDDAVAPGSTPAPAVERERGWWRLTAALALLLFVPVFPGLRLLLPVEHSLALIAPALAACALAGWWAGGRAGLAVMWTAIAAWVVSREATLGQFDVLVTGWALVLSAAFGALALRRSAASTAFFSRAVTAIALSLALSGGMMMLVPGGPVAVREAVGAEFGRRAADALKDWREMTGRPEWKEFVKANPSADSLAQQMDAQIQATPEASQGLFPAMLALESLAALALAWALYHRVGRARIGPALVDLREFRFSDQLVWGLVTGLALVVVPGFAPLRMVGANLLMFFGAIYALRGMGVALYFLAPGRWMMVMLVAFTLLFYNVVGVLALGLGLGDTWLDWRRRARPKT
- the rplI gene encoding 50S ribosomal protein L9 yields the protein MEVILREAVDKLGHPGDIVTVSSGFARNFLLPRGVAYEATPGNKKRIALEKGRLEAAENERIAAAQEIANRLEALSLTFSARVGEEGKLFGSVTAADILHQLEAQGFTQVEKRMIDLPEPIRELGVFKVTVRLHADVKPEVKVWVIKA
- the rsfS gene encoding ribosome silencing factor; translation: MPSAARTKPSARPDAPARRAAALCVDHKAQDVVVLDLHGVTDMTDYFIVASGTSDTHVRSVAKNVEAELAKDGIRPASTEGFDSGRWVLLDYVDFVVHVFHPSARAQYQLERLWGDAPLLAVSPS